In Carassius gibelio isolate Cgi1373 ecotype wild population from Czech Republic chromosome B13, carGib1.2-hapl.c, whole genome shotgun sequence, one genomic interval encodes:
- the LOC127969737 gene encoding proline-rich protein 18, with the protein MPFPPINLHSRISSPRKELFRKKKSRDNVAPPEPAFSQRTGDDKESEKDKLSTSWTSANLKQLGRSKPSRVPPDPETDSKHSWLSVPKPLATSCESVPRSSSGESSHKYASRNSLAKEGGEQEIHFSLSLTPEAILVIQKRNLEKQMMAKQQKCCASADLRHRRVFPSKRAQGSSSNKSSGPVAKLDASNDISTIVKISLLNDQYKYDDVEYEEEDGDVDETVMRKCKEWLKGVESAAAFGKVDKLSPLPHIKS; encoded by the coding sequence ATGCCTTTCCCACCAATAAACCTGCACTCACGGATATCCTCGCCTAGAAAGGAGCTGTTCAGGAAAAAGAAGAGCAGGGACAATGTCGCACCTCCTGAACCCGCGTTCAGTCAAAGGACAGGAGACGACAAGGAGTCGGAGAAAGATAAACTATCCACATCGTGGACATCGGCCAATCTAAAGCAGCTGGGACGAAGCAAGCCGAGCAGAGTGCCTCCAGATCCCGAGACGGACAGCAAACATTCGTGGTTGAGCGTCCCCAAACCCTTGGCTACCTCATGCGAAAGCGTCCCACGGTCCAGTTCTGGAGAGTCCAGCCATAAATACGCCTCCAGGAACTCTCTAGCAAAAGAAGGCGGCGAGCAAGAGATCCACTTCTCCCTCAGCCTGACCCCCGAAGCCATCCTGGTCATCCAAAAGCGCAACCTGGAAAAGCAGATGATGGCCAAGCAACAGAAGTGCTGCGCTTCCGCGGACTTGCGACACCGGCGGGTTTTCCCGTCGAAGAGAGCTCAGGGCAGCTCCAGTAACAAGAGCTCCGGACCTGTTGCCAAACTGGACGCGTCCAATGACATTAGCACCATTGTGAAGATCTCCCTCCTCAACGATCAGTATAAATATGATGATGTGGAGTACGAGGAGGAGGACGGAGACGTGGACGAGACAGTCATGCGGAAATGTAAAGAGTGGCTCAAAGGTGTGGAGAGTGCTGCTGCTTTTGGGAAAGTGGATAAACTGTCACCTCTGCCTCATATTAAAAGCTGA